Part of the Nicotiana sylvestris chromosome 2, ASM39365v2, whole genome shotgun sequence genome, CCCCTGATGTCTGCCATGGTCTACCCTATGGCAGTTTTGCACTCCCTTAGTACCTGTAAAAGTTTTTgaacctgcacatctaacaaactagatgagataataacaggtaatgtggagtcaggtcccagaaattcatacctgaggtgggttggcaatggctttaactccagttttggtggttcttcaatggatggcttagctggaggagtttctctcttttctaagtgcaagggctcaaacTCTAGATTTCTCTCCCAGAACGCTCTACCTTCcaatgccaacacccattccgcCAAATCCTCACCATTCACTTCATCTAAGTTCATCAAACATGCAGCCAGGGTGTCCTCACTTGTCAACACCTCATCATCGAACTCTACaattacatccacgacatcaataagagagcaattggcaaactcacttggtcgcctcatagatttctgcacattgaatgttatttcCTTATCATTGAGTCTCATTTTGAGCTCCCCAGTCTCACAGTCAATCAGAGCTCTCCCcgtggccaagaatggtcttcctaagATTATAGAAATCTCTTCATCCACTttgcaatccaagatcacaaaatctgcagggaacacaaatttccccacCTGAATAAGCACATCATCAAGGATATCGAATGGACACTTCACAGTCCTGTcggccagctgcaacaacatggaggtgggtctagctctcccaatgcccaacctcttatagatatccaggggcataagattaatgCTGGCCCCTAAATCACAGAGCGCCTTAGCAAAGGCGAAattcccaatagtgcatggaattgtaaagctaCCTGGATCAGACAGCTTTTCAGCAATAGGTCTCgtcaccactgcactacaggTCTGAGTAAGTGTAATCATAACCAAGTCTTGAAAATTaaattttcgggacatcaagtccttcatcatttttgcgtacctaggcatctcctttaaagcttcaatcagtggaatatttacctggatttgtttgagCATTTCAAAGAACTTTTTATACTGCTCCTCCTTTTGATGCTTGGCCAGCCTCTATGGAAAGGGtgcaggaggtctcttcttcctaATCACTTGGGACTTCTCTTTATCAGCTACTATTTCAACTACTGGCTCTTCAACTAGCTCAGCTACTTTCTCGGTCTCCTACTAAATGTTCTTTTCTTCCTGAGCAGGCTGGACTGTCACCTCTGTCAGTATCGTAgactcatccagctcaatgggcactggaaTGAATGTCTCAGCCTGTATATTTTCTCGAGCTCTCTCTTGTTCTACATCTAGATCCCTACCATTACGGAGACTCACCGCCATCAGCTGCTTTGGGCCCTGATATTTTGGATTAATCTGGGTGTCTGCAGGTAATGTCCCCTAaggacgattgttcagagacattgaaatttggcccaatttcacttcaatatttttgattgctgcgtcatgtgcatctactctttcattTATGTTTGCATTGGACCCAATAACCTGCAACATCATTGCTTCAAGTCTAGTGAACCCATCTTTTTGCCTTCCACCATGCTGTTGCTGAGGTGGGAGATACCCTTGCTGCTGATTGTTGTACCCTTGTGGCCTTGGATAAGGTGCCATATTATTgggaggtctcatacctcccatgctTCCAGCGTTATACTGTGGCTGAGGTGGTCTTTATGGCTGCTGAGTTTGCTGACCCCAGTTCTGATTgccctgtctctggcctccatagtttgacacatagttcatgtcttcagggtgctgctgatgatgatcatgttctgcattccaaggattaccaactgactgactaatgcaagatgtgcacaagcccccattggtagtatctacaaaGTGCACTTGTTGTTTCTGCCCTGAttcctccacctttttggtgagtatgctcatcTGTGTTAAGAGGGTCGCGACATTTTCAGCCATGGAATTTGATGAGTCAAAAGGCACTGAGTgcaccactggagtgataggtgcattcctcgtcgtccaccccgaattctgagccattttgtcaagcagactctgaccttctctcCAAGTTTTGCTCAAAAGCCCCACCAGCTGAGGCATCTACAATGTTCTTCATGCTATCTGACAGTCCCATGTAAAACCATTGtcccaacatctgatctggaataccatggtgtggacatataaccaacattccTTTAAACCGGCTCCATGTCTCATGCAGTTTCTCCATTGGTTTCTGTTTAAAGCTCAcgatctcatcaatttgttgagctgtTTTGTTGGGCGGGTGGAACTTGATgtgaaattgcttgactaactcatcccaagtttctatagagtttatggggagtgagtttagccagacCTGAGCAGCTCCTGTCACCgagaatggaaataataacagcctgattgcttccggagttaccttgggttgcctttgagttttgtaaatcgacaggaagttcttcaagtgctgctgaggatcttcgGCTGGTGTCccagaaaatagtcccttgttttgcagcaagtgcagcatgttgttcgtgatcTGGAACGATTCAACTTGTATCGCGGGCATAACAATGGCAGTAGCCAGATTGTCAGCTATGGGTTGTGCCCTGTCATATAGTGCAGCCTCAAGCATAGGAGGTTCCATATCTCTGACGTTTCCGTTGACGTTgtctacgtcacccatgtcaatttcgagtttgtgtgtttgatgaggttgttgaagtattttgttggcacggttcaatatccggaatgttttctcggggtctgagaGTCATTCAAGTAGTTCTCCAGTCCTCGTAGAGTTTCTAGGCATACAGATGTGCAACCACGTCAACAACCGTCAAAAATTTCAATCAAAAATTTGCtgtagagaaaactgactacactaagaatttttgtatttctatcaatggtaattgataattccgttaactccccggcaacgacgccaaaatttgatcacgcccaactatgccttataaaaaggaccctgcggacgttgcaaatataacctgagtattctgcccagagtcgaatccacagagagttaacctatcaatcactatctttagacccactaaactcttgagaaccaatttcctCAAATgtttgaatcacagttgatggtgtcttcaataactaaaattgcaagtaaataaacagttgtaaactaaggatgctaaggttgtaaacaataatgagaaaacgctaaggtaatgacttcccctattgatggaatcccttctgtttatgcttcatacaaattgaccaatacctctctatcaatcatgaacgctcatcttaccgtaaatctctcccgagtaatcacagtaatatactcaatgcactctcccgagatacactagctagctctaattaacacggctcactttagattgcactcaaggcttcgttatccctaatcccgcctttaaacccgcagttatagatccctcttatactttgggagtggtgttgttcaacaataacctaaatatgcactctctcccgagttatgcacactaaataggcacagctaattgaggatcctgtcaattaactacaacatacacaaagttgaacaaataaagattgagactagcaatttgtattcacataaacaagaagttcatcccccaataggttccatcaaaaccttagacaaaggatttagctactcataactatgggtaaacaaactaaaacaatattcatcataaaacttgcaagaaaaatcaaagaaaagaagaaagatgttttgggtgatctctcacaattgtttttccttgccaaaatactctccaaatcaatacatgcctctcttgggtGGAGTCTAGtatttaaaatagggttttgggctaaaaatcccatattttgcactttagtccctaaAGTTCTCCGCCTCccccgcggttctgccgcggtcgcggtcaaaccgcggccaaacatgctCTCTGATTTTCACTTTGTCTGTAGGGATCTtctaccgcggttctgccgcggtcgcggtggaaccgcggcagtactctttcagttctgacttgagctgtttcgcgtggtttacttgacggaattttacgatcgacctctttttctccatatttgatcccaaaagtactccatagccttATCTGGTCATGTAtaacctgcaaagcatgaaaaacaataataagagcattttgttatcacttttatcatccaaactatacaagaaggtggttatttaaggcctaattatagttaaattcacctattatcattGTCCTATGGGAACTCTATGTcttaaaggataaaaaaggcgaatgacatttcgctaagggccttcgtgcttttaatataatatatatatatatatatatatatatatatatatatatatatataaattgcaTATGATATAATAAGTTTTTGCATGCTTGGTTTGAAGCTTTGTTGTTTGTCATTACACTAGTCTTTGTCTTTGTCTTTGTAGCTtttttggatggttgttacatattGTTTCCGAATATATCATATAATATTGTATTGTACTTTAtcattttaatatatataatatttggatAAATTATGTTGTTTGTCGGCATTTCATGATTTCATGCACCGGCAATATGAAagataaacttgcaatattataaagaaaaagtgAGGTACGAgatagaattattatataaaaaggtaggataaaagataaaatatgaatATTTAACAAAAAAAGACAAGATGTgggaaaaaaataagaaaacgaCGCGAACACACCAAATTGACGTTCCATAAAGTGGTtatgtaacgacggatttaaTGATGCGATGCAATAAAAtataagtaacaatcaaaacaaacatttatacctatatatatttatattattataaaagcacaaattttTTCACGCTAAATGTTAAGCGATTAAAATATCCTCGAAATATTAATCAACTTTTATACccttaaatatttatattatttCTTAGAAGAACTCACTACCTAAGGACACAATTGAAAATAATACACATTAGGATAGAGAATAATGTAGAAGACAAGAGTAAAGAAGTTAGAATGCACAAAGAGACTCTCCATCCTCTCACTAGACTTTACTCCTTCTTCCTTTTCCTCACACTGCATTCAATCACAATGACCACTATTTCTTCAATTCCCAACATAGATCCTCCTGATTTACACGTCATGAATATCAACGAACCAATCAACAATCAGCAAAAAAAACCTTCGTTCCTCCACATATTAATCCACAGTATTGATGCCTCAATTCCAACAATCAATGCTACCCAATACCATATTGACATGTCTGAAGAAACCTTAGCAACACATACTACAGACAATTTCATACCACTCTCCACCGAAGACAAAACAAGACTTTACTCCCCTTGAAAATATTTCATCATAATTAAGGTCTTTGAAAGAAAAGTGGGACACCTAACCCTTAAGCAAAAATTACAACAATTATGAAAACCAGCAGAGTCACTGGCCCTCATTGATTTAGGCAATGACTTCTTCCTCATTAAGTACCAATGAGAAGAAAATATGACAAAAGCTCTCCACGAGGGGCCATGGTTTGTGTTAGGCCATTTCCTATCAGTTAGAAGATGGGAACCTAAGTTTTTACCATCTAACTCCAAACTTACATATACGGACATTTGGTCTAGGTTACCAGAACTGCCCACTGAATTCTATGATACTCATATCTTACACCAAGTAGGAAATAAACTGGGAAAGCTGTTAAAAATTAATACATGCACCTCATCAGCATTAAGGGGACGATATGCTAGAATATGTATCGAAGTTCCCCTTGAACAACCACTCAAGTCACATGTCTTTATAGGGCGTCATCGTCAACAAATTCTGTGTGAAGGTCTCAATATGCTATCTGTTCGTTGTGAGAGACTTGGCCATGTTACACTACACTGCCCCAACACCACGCCACCAACGCTAACACAGTCGAATGCCACTCCTTTTATGGATGATACCAAAGATCTACCTCCACAAACTACGGAATGGAGGACgattattttttccaaaaaaagcAATCTAACTCTTAATTACATCTACATAAAGCAACATAAGTAACACACAACACTGCAACTCAAGCTTCAACCTCAACGCATTGGGCCAAGGGCCAGGGCAAAGGTACGCACCCCTCAAACCCTTCTACTGCTTTAATTACTGTTAAACCTAATAGCAGACCTGATAACACTATACTAACTTAAAAAAATAGCTTTGATCATTTAATTAGCAATAATGACACGGCCAACCCACAATTACAACCTAACCTAGTAAACAATATTACTAGCCCAATAAACAAAATAGTGGCCCAATTACAACATCTACATACACAAAACGGGTCGACCCACATGCTCATACCACCACCCGACCTACCTCTATCAAACAAACAACATAATTACCCTAATTCACTCACTCCTGGGCTAAAAAGTAAACCTAGTGACACCCATCCACCTTGTCACACTGCCACATCACCTCTACCCCCAAGCGCGCAATTAAGAACAACCTACCATGAAAACACAACCTTCTACTCCAAGCTCACCCCATAATACACTCAACCATCATGACCCCTCCTCAAATATGTCCCAACCCACTTCACCACATCACCATGCCAATCAGCTATCCATGCACACC contains:
- the LOC138885206 gene encoding uncharacterized protein, giving the protein MAPYPRPQGYNNQQQGYLPPQQQHGGRQKDGFTRLEAMMLQGTLPADTQINPKYQGPKQLMAVSLRNGRDLDVEQERARENIQAETFIPVPIELDESTILTEVNIPLIEALKEMPRYAKMMKDLMSRKFNFQDLVMITLTQTCSAVVTRPIAEKLSDPGSFTIPCTIGNFAFAKALCDLGASINLMPLDIYKRLGIGRARPTSMLLQLADRTVKCPFDILDDVLIQVGKFVFPADFVILDCKVDEEISIILGRPFLATGRALIDCETGELKMRLNDKEITFNVQKSMRRPSEFANCSLIDVVDVIVEFDDEVLTSEDTLAACLMNLDEVNGEDLAEWVLALEGSKTFTGTKGVQNCHRVDHGRHQGDQPRLLHAQDSAGRGAQTFQGTSEETEPQHEGSGEEGGDKVEGHTSVFWMGTQGTIRSPLHRRIERRPPSHAHEQLLATTYQEAPWYADFANYLASGIVSQDLSSVQRKRFFRESRQYYWDEPYLFRICLDNMIRRCVPEIEQFSVLQACHASTYGGHFGGVRTAAKVLEAGFFWPTVFKDVHL